TTGTGTCCGAGCGCCTCGTAGATCGTTATCGCCGCGTCGAACTCGCGGAGCGCGACCGTATAATTGCCTAGCCACGCCGCCGTGACGGCCAAACGACCGCGCGACGCCGCCTCGCCCTCGCGATCGTTGAGCTTCAGATGCAACTCGAGACAACGTTCGGTCAACGATAAGGAATCGCGATACTCTTGGCGCAGCAACGCCGCAACGCTCGCGGCGGCCAACGCCCGCACCTCCATCGCCTGATCGCCGAGTAACGCCGCCCGTTCGCGCGTTTGGTCCAAGTAGGTGCGCGCGGCATCCAGGTCGGCGATGTTCGATGCATACTCGACGAGGAGGCAAAGGCACTGGAGCTGACCCTGCAGATCGTCGCGCTCTTCGTAAATCGCCAGCGCGCGGCGCGCCGGCTCGATCGCCTCCGACGATCGGCTGCAGTTTCCCAGGTGCGTCGCCGCCTCCGTAAGCGCGCGCGCTCGTGCCGCATCGCCGAGCAAGGCAGCCTGCTCCTCGAGCCGCGCGATGTATCGGCGCTCGTCTTCCGCATCGCCCAAAGCTCGAGCCAGAAAGACGCGCCGGAGCAGAACGTCGAATTGCGCCGCCGGATCGCCTGCCGCCAATCGTTCGAGCGCGTCGATATCCTCGCGTTGACCTTCACGATCGCCGCGGCGGCTGCGCGCGGTTTCGCGTATTTCGAGCGCCTCACGACGCACGTCGTCGGAACCGGCGTCTCGAAGCGCCTTTCCGGCGAGCTCGATCGCATCGCCGTGCGCGTGTACGGCCGCGGCGTCCCGCGCTGCCGTCAAATGCCAAAGCGCAGCTCGGTCGCGGGCGCCCGCCGCCTCGTAATGGCGCGCGATTTCGCGCGGGGAAGCCGATGCTTCCGATTCGTAGATCGCTTCGAGGCATTCGGCGGTTCTGAAATGCCGCTGCTCGCGAAACGCCGGCTCGATGCCCGCATACACGGCGTCGGCGATCAAATGATGGCTGAAGACGTAATCGTAACCGGTGCGGGCTCCCGCTTCACGGAGAATGCGCTGGTCCAATAGCTCGTCGAGACCGCGCGCGATCGCGGTGCTCGAGAGATTCGATACCTCTCGAATTAAGTGAACGCTGCAACCGGCGCCCCCCACGGCGGCGATCTCCGCAACCGACCGGCCATCTTGACTCAGTCGCTCGATGCGATCCGCGATCATCTCCGACATCCTCGCCGATTCGAGCTGCGATTCGCGATTCTCGAGCAACGCGTTGATCGCTCCCTCGAGGAACAGCGCGTTGCCCTCACATTGCGCGTACAGCGTTCGGGCGAGATCGTCCCCTCGTTCGCGCAGACCCTCGATGCGGCCGACGAGCTCGCCGACGTGCTCCTCACCGAGGCGCTCGAGCTCGAGTTCCTCGACCCCGCTGTGCGTGCGCAGCGCCCGCTGCAGCGCGCGCAGCGGGTGGCTGGCCGGCGTTTCCTCTTGCCGGCAGGTCGCGACGATGAGAATCGGCGACCGAATCGCGTCGCGAAATATGCCACCGAGCGCTTCGATCGTCGCCAACCCCGCCCAGTGCAAGTCCTCGAGCACGAGTAAGAGGGGACGCGGAAACGCGAGCCCTCGAACGGCAAACGATAGCGCTTCGTAAATTCGTGCCGTCGCGCGTTCCGGCGAGGTTTCCGAGAAGCGCACGTCGGGCACGTCCGGATCGCGCAGCTCGGGCAGCAGCGGCGACAATACCGTCCTGCGTTCGGCGGAGATCTGTCGCGCGAGCAACAGCGGCGATCCGGCGCGCAACGCCTCGACGATCGGCTGGTACGGCATCGATTCCGGAGCTGCGGTCGTTCCGACGAACACCCTCCCGCCTTCCGCTTGAACGGTGCGGGCCAGCTCCGCCGCGAGGCGCGTCTTGCCGACGCCGGCTTCGCCCGCGATCAGGACGAGCCCAGCCGGTCCGCGCGCCGCGCGCCGCCATGCGTTGCACAAAAACGTCAGTTCTCTCGCTCGCCCGACGAACGGAAGAATCGAAACGGTCCGCCGCCCTTCGTCGTTTCTCGCGGCCGAAACGCCGGCGGTGCCCGGTACGGCTTCTTGCCGCAAGATGAGCTGCCGAATCGCCACGGTCTCCGGCATTGGTGCGATCGTGAGCTCGTCGCGCAAGCGCTTCGCGAAGCGGTCGTACTCGGCAAGTGCGCCGGCCGTGTCGCCCGACTCGTATCGAACGGCCACGAGCGCGCGCAGTGCGTCTTCGCGCCAGGGGTCGCTCGAGAGCATGCGCTTGGCGCAAGCGATGGCAGCGCCAAAGTTGCGCTCCGAGCGATAGCGAGCGATCAGCTGGTCGAGCAGGGCGAAGTATCTCGCGCGCAGTCGCTCGCGCTCTTCAAGAACCCAATCGTCGTATACGTTCTCCAGCAGATCGCCGGCATAGAGATCGACGGCGCGCTGCTGCGTTTGCGGATCGTCGGCCAAACGCTCGAACTCGACAACGTCCACGAACGCCTCGTCCAGGCCGTTCCAGCGCACCGTTTCGGCATCGCTGACGATCCACGGGTCGCCGTTTCGGGCCGGCAGCGCCTTGTTTGCGAGATACAAGTAGCGGCGCAGCTCCGCGAGGGCATTCGCTTCGTCGTCGTCGGGAAAGAGCGTAAACGCGAGCGACTGGCGCGAAAGCGCGCGTCCGCCTTTGAGCATGAGGAGGGCGAGCATGGCGATCGTCGCGGACCGCTTGGCGAATTTGACGGGCGCGCCGTCGTAGCTGATCTCCGGCTGGCCGAAAAACCGAATTTCCAGCATGGGCTGTGCCCGGTTTGCCGTCAAACGCGAAGGCTCCCGTCGCTCGGTCGCCTGCTCTTTCGCTCTCGCACGCAGGCGGCACGCCCGCGGCCTATGCTCGGAGCATGGACTCGAAACGCCAGGAGGTGACGTTCCTGGTTCGGATGTGGCTATCGGAAGAGACGGACGGCGACGCGCAGTGGCGCGGCTCGGTCGTGGAGGTGGCGTCGGGTCGACGCTTTTTCGTGACGCAGCCCCGCGACGTTGCAGATTTCATCACCGCCCACCTCGCCGAAGCGCGGATTCGAAAGGCGCAAACGACGTGACGCAGCGCGCTAGCACGCGGATGGCACGCCCCGCCGTTATGCTCGGAGGAATCGAAGCCGATAGGAGCACCGTGATGAGAAAACAGACGTATATTTCGATCGCCTCGGTTTTGGCGGCCATCGCCGTCGCAAGCGGTTGCGGCGCGCAGAACGGATCGATCGCTGCGCTTCCCAATCGTGGCGTTGCTTCCTCGCGAAGCGCCGGGGCGCCGACGGTGCAACGGTTCGCGTCGGTCAAGCGCGCAATTCGGCTGCACTCGAGGATGCTGCCCGCTGCCGGGAAAGGCAGGTTGCTCTACGTCGCCGATCCCTGGAGCAACGAGCTACTGGTGTACACGTATCCGCAGCTCTCCG
This sequence is a window from Candidatus Binatia bacterium. Protein-coding genes within it:
- a CDS encoding AAA family ATPase, which codes for MLEIRFFGQPEISYDGAPVKFAKRSATIAMLALLMLKGGRALSRQSLAFTLFPDDDEANALAELRRYLYLANKALPARNGDPWIVSDAETVRWNGLDEAFVDVVEFERLADDPQTQQRAVDLYAGDLLENVYDDWVLEERERLRARYFALLDQLIARYRSERNFGAAIACAKRMLSSDPWREDALRALVAVRYESGDTAGALAEYDRFAKRLRDELTIAPMPETVAIRQLILRQEAVPGTAGVSAARNDEGRRTVSILPFVGRARELTFLCNAWRRAARGPAGLVLIAGEAGVGKTRLAAELARTVQAEGGRVFVGTTAAPESMPYQPIVEALRAGSPLLLARQISAERRTVLSPLLPELRDPDVPDVRFSETSPERATARIYEALSFAVRGLAFPRPLLLVLEDLHWAGLATIEALGGIFRDAIRSPILIVATCRQEETPASHPLRALQRALRTHSGVEELELERLGEEHVGELVGRIEGLRERGDDLARTLYAQCEGNALFLEGAINALLENRESQLESARMSEMIADRIERLSQDGRSVAEIAAVGGAGCSVHLIREVSNLSSTAIARGLDELLDQRILREAGARTGYDYVFSHHLIADAVYAGIEPAFREQRHFRTAECLEAIYESEASASPREIARHYEAAGARDRAALWHLTAARDAAAVHAHGDAIELAGKALRDAGSDDVRREALEIRETARSRRGDREGQREDIDALERLAAGDPAAQFDVLLRRVFLARALGDAEDERRYIARLEEQAALLGDAARARALTEAATHLGNCSRSSEAIEPARRALAIYEERDDLQGQLQCLCLLVEYASNIADLDAARTYLDQTRERAALLGDQAMEVRALAAASVAALLRQEYRDSLSLTERCLELHLKLNDREGEAASRGRLAVTAAWLGNYTVALREFDAAITIYEALGHKRGLATAHANKTLLLMRTGMFAEALVSIERSNKLFETVQERRTFAVNQVNASFVNLQLGNASEAKAFATSAVEITREMAYPVFEAAALANLGNAELALGEVDAAIEHMEAGLAIRRSLQEPRDFVDDLSDLTLAYVATGRSDKALATARELLSIGAASFDGAFWPQYAWWAASQGLAAGGDASGAREAAARARRELHAFAERIADEQTRKAFLLVPINATIARSSEPRAERRRT